A single region of the Mycoplasma mycoides subsp. mycoides SC str. PG1 genome encodes:
- a CDS encoding BspA family leucine-rich repeat surface protein, which produces MKNKHISLLAKLEVLFSVTSLPLVVVSCKTSNFNNNKPNNNQQKKEQVSKIDISSFKDKIEPKNEWQKQDVLQALLKIKGLDKLTQNDFNFNIKKANLLRNGQLIIKSKDDSKIIKGELSLEIKKLNRVKKVETKYNDTRTEVLVIGYDENGKISGFAQTVKKVPEKLPEEIISLERAFLKNNSDKIENLDKWDTSNIVSMSSMFQQARNFNQVLSNWNTENVTDMNYMFDGATKFNSDLSSWKTANVKTMRSMFSDTKQFNQDISSWNVSNVKNMKNMFYRAEKFNKSLSDWNLKNIQELDHMFFGASEFNSDIFKLKNNLVTDMRYMFFQAKKFNKSLDWDVSKVVNMDSMFNGAHDFNQNITNWNVSNVKTMRSMFSDTKQFNQDIKNWRVDNVTDMDRMFQNALSFNKDISSWNVKNVKSYDAFGWHIKKEFKPLFEKNNK; this is translated from the coding sequence ATGAAAAATAAACATATCAGTCTACTAGCAAAACTTGAAGTTTTATTTTCTGTTACATCACTTCCATTAGTTGTTGTTTCATGTAAAACTTCAAATTTTAATAACAATAAACCTAATAATAATCAACAAAAAAAAGAGCAAGTAAGTAAAATTGATATTTCAAGTTTTAAAGATAAAATTGAACCAAAAAATGAGTGACAAAAACAAGATGTTTTACAAGCATTACTAAAAATAAAAGGGCTAGATAAATTAACTCAAAATGATTTTAATTTTAATATTAAGAAAGCTAATTTATTACGTAATGGACAATTGATAATTAAATCTAAAGACGATTCTAAAATTATAAAAGGTGAACTAAGTTTAGAAATTAAAAAACTAAATAGAGTTAAAAAAGTTGAAACAAAATATAATGATACTAGAACTGAGGTTTTAGTAATTGGTTATGATGAAAATGGAAAAATTTCTGGGTTTGCTCAAACTGTTAAAAAAGTTCCTGAAAAACTACCAGAAGAAATTATTAGTCTAGAGCGTGCTTTTTTAAAAAATAATTCTGATAAAATTGAAAATCTTGATAAATGGGACACATCTAATATAGTAAGTATGTCTTCAATGTTTCAACAAGCTAGAAACTTTAATCAAGTTTTATCAAATTGAAATACAGAAAATGTAACTGATATGAATTATATGTTTGATGGTGCAACTAAATTCAATAGTGATTTATCGAGCTGAAAAACAGCAAATGTAAAAACTATGAGAAGTATGTTTAGTGACACAAAACAATTTAATCAAGATATTTCGAGTTGAAATGTAAGTAATGTTAAAAATATGAAAAATATGTTTTATCGAGCTGAAAAATTTAATAAATCACTTTCAGATTGAAATCTAAAAAATATACAAGAACTAGACCATATGTTTTTTGGTGCTTCTGAATTTAATAGCGATATCTTCAAACTAAAAAATAATCTAGTAACTGATATGCGTTATATGTTTTTTCAAGCTAAAAAATTTAATAAGTCTTTAGATTGAGATGTATCAAAAGTAGTTAATATGGATAGTATGTTTAATGGTGCTCATGATTTTAATCAAAATATAACTAATTGAAATGTTTCAAATGTTAAAACTATGAGAAGTATGTTTAGTGACACAAAACAATTTAATCAAGATATAAAAAATTGAAGAGTTGATAATGTAACTGATATGGACCGTATGTTTCAAAATGCACTAAGTTTTAATAAAGATATTTCAAGTTGAAATGTAAAAAATGTAAAATCATATGATGCCTTTGGTTGACACATAAAAAAGGAATTTAAACCTTTATTTGAAAAAAATAATAAGTAG
- a CDS encoding CoA-disulfide reductase, with amino-acid sequence MKIVIIGGAASGMTVASRLKKADKKAQIIVIQKEKYVSLGACGLPYFVANPSLKSTDLLARTVEQFIEQDILVYSESVVKKIDAENQKVWYEKNDQLLELDYDKLVISTGAKPIVPPIKGIDLPNIFTLTRLEDATELKEKLKDKNIKKVAVIGSGFIGLECCEMLEHFNKEIVLIEKTSRLNQRVFDQEITDLLEQNLIKNNVEIIKENGLKSITQTKDKRLSLTLDQNEEIEVDLIILAIGFRPATEFLKDTKLEMLGNGAIVVDKHGRTNLKNIWSCGDCATVYHKITNQITYTPLATVARKFAKVVADDILNVNSEFVGTLQTAILKVFESELVSTGINETLAKELGYDIKTIFIKDADHPSYYPNPTPLALKLILNKKTNTLIGAQMYGSNLSVLRINFLISLIWNQIEINQELTQVDLPYSPPFSRVVDIIHIALEKLIKN; translated from the coding sequence ATGAAAATTGTAATTATAGGTGGAGCAGCTAGTGGAATGACAGTTGCAAGCAGACTAAAAAAAGCTGATAAAAAAGCTCAAATAATTGTTATTCAAAAAGAAAAATACGTTTCACTAGGAGCTTGTGGTTTACCTTATTTTGTAGCTAATCCATCTTTAAAATCAACTGATTTATTAGCAAGAACTGTAGAACAATTCATAGAACAAGACATTTTAGTTTATAGTGAATCAGTTGTTAAAAAAATTGATGCTGAAAATCAAAAAGTTTGATATGAAAAAAATGATCAATTACTAGAGTTAGACTATGATAAATTAGTAATCTCAACAGGAGCAAAGCCTATAGTTCCACCAATTAAAGGAATTGATTTACCAAATATTTTTACTTTAACAAGATTAGAAGATGCAACTGAATTAAAAGAAAAACTAAAAGATAAAAATATTAAAAAAGTAGCAGTAATTGGTTCAGGATTTATTGGTTTAGAGTGTTGTGAAATGTTAGAACACTTTAATAAAGAAATAGTTTTAATTGAAAAAACTAGTAGATTAAATCAAAGAGTGTTTGATCAAGAAATCACTGATTTATTAGAGCAAAACTTAATCAAAAACAATGTTGAAATTATTAAAGAAAATGGGTTAAAATCAATAACTCAAACTAAAGATAAAAGATTAAGTTTAACTTTAGATCAAAATGAAGAAATTGAAGTTGATTTAATAATTTTAGCTATTGGATTTAGACCAGCAACTGAGTTTTTAAAAGATACAAAATTAGAAATGCTAGGTAATGGAGCTATTGTTGTTGATAAACATGGAAGAACAAATTTAAAAAATATATGATCTTGTGGTGACTGTGCTACTGTTTATCATAAAATTACTAACCAAATTACTTATACTCCACTAGCAACAGTTGCTAGAAAATTTGCTAAAGTTGTAGCTGATGATATTTTAAATGTTAATAGTGAATTTGTTGGAACTTTACAAACTGCGATTTTAAAAGTATTTGAATCAGAATTGGTTTCTACTGGAATTAATGAAACTCTAGCTAAAGAATTAGGATATGATATAAAAACTATTTTTATTAAAGATGCTGATCATCCATCATATTATCCAAACCCAACGCCGCTTGCTTTAAAACTAATTTTAAATAAAAAAACAAATACATTAATTGGTGCTCAAATGTATGGATCTAATTTATCTGTATTAAGAATTAATTTCTTAATTTCATTAATTTGAAATCAAATTGAAATTAATCAGGAATTAACTCAAGTTGATTTACCATATTCACCACCATTTTCTAGAGTTGTAGATATTATTCACATTGCTTTAGAAAAACTTATTAAAAATTAA
- a CDS encoding isochorismatase family protein: protein MKSKNKNKALIIVDYQYDFCDPNGSLYVKNAYTLKPKIEKLAKELKSQGWTIIATKDFHPIDHCSFKIWNKHCVQNTKGSELYFDHSDVDLIIEKGVNKDIESYSGFFDDANNSNGLDEYLKSKNIDTLKIVGVATEICVKANYDDAIKLGYDLEVDLEYCKGFTD, encoded by the coding sequence ATGAAATCTAAAAATAAAAATAAAGCATTAATTATTGTAGATTATCAATATGATTTTTGTGATCCTAATGGTAGTTTATATGTAAAGAATGCCTATACATTAAAACCTAAAATTGAAAAATTAGCAAAAGAATTAAAATCTCAAGGCTGAACAATTATTGCAACTAAAGATTTTCATCCAATTGATCATTGTTCTTTTAAAATTTGAAATAAACATTGTGTACAAAATACTAAAGGTAGTGAACTTTATTTTGATCATAGTGATGTTGATTTAATTATTGAAAAAGGTGTTAATAAAGATATTGAAAGCTATAGCGGTTTTTTTGATGATGCTAATAACTCAAATGGATTAGATGAGTATTTAAAATCAAAAAACATAGATACTTTAAAAATAGTTGGTGTTGCTACTGAAATTTGTGTAAAAGCTAATTATGATGATGCTATTAAATTAGGTTATGATCTTGAGGTTGATTTAGAATATTGTAAAGGTTTTACTGACTAG